The proteins below come from a single Desulfuromonas sp. genomic window:
- a CDS encoding 3-octaprenyl-4-hydroxybenzoate carboxy-lyase, which translates to MGYRNLQQAVSDLEQHGKLIRIDSAIDPHLEAGAIQRRVYAAGGPALLFTNVTGCAFPLLGNLFGTLERTRFLFRDTLPVIEKMVACKINPAAALKNPLQLPGLGRAALNLLPKKTGSGPILTHSTSVDQLPQLVSWPDDGGAFITLPQVYSESPGGGGFRSSNLGMYRVQLSGNDYIPNQEVGLHYQIHRGIGVHHAEAVETGQPLPVNIFVGGPPSLTVAAVMPLPEGMPELSFAGLLGGHRMPMVTRPGGLPIPAEADFCLVGSIDPAMTKAEGPFGDHLGYYSLAHDFPVVKIEQVWHRPGAIWPFTTVGRPPQEDTSFGAFIHELTGELIPDVLPGVRAVHAVDAAGVHPLLLAIGSERYTPYEQTAEPKELLTQASAILGNGQLSLAKYLMMTDDEQLDIHNIPAFFRHVLERADWRRDLHFTTRTTVDTLDYSGHALNLGSKLTIAAAGPAVRKLPQDLPDALRLPAGFERPRMVAPGIMAINGPKATAARGASDPAIETFCAAIDSADPINDFPLLVIVDDSDFVAADFANFLWAVFTRSNPATDVYGIGASTISKHWGCTGALVIDARIKPHHAPPLIDDPAVEKKVDALGASGQPLHGII; encoded by the coding sequence ATGGGTTACCGCAATCTGCAACAGGCCGTCTCCGATCTCGAGCAACACGGCAAGCTGATCCGCATCGACAGCGCCATCGATCCGCACCTTGAAGCGGGAGCGATCCAGCGACGGGTCTACGCCGCCGGCGGGCCGGCGCTGCTCTTCACCAACGTCACAGGCTGCGCCTTCCCGCTGCTCGGCAACCTGTTCGGCACCCTCGAGCGGACCCGCTTCCTCTTCCGCGACACCCTGCCGGTGATCGAGAAGATGGTCGCCTGCAAGATCAATCCGGCGGCGGCGCTGAAGAACCCGTTGCAGCTGCCCGGTCTCGGCCGCGCCGCCCTCAACCTGCTGCCGAAGAAGACCGGCAGCGGCCCGATCCTCACCCATTCGACCAGCGTCGACCAGCTGCCGCAGCTGGTTTCATGGCCGGACGACGGCGGCGCCTTCATCACCCTGCCGCAGGTCTACAGCGAGAGCCCGGGCGGCGGTGGCTTCCGCAGCTCCAATCTCGGCATGTACCGGGTTCAACTCTCCGGTAACGATTATATTCCGAATCAGGAGGTCGGCCTGCACTACCAGATTCACCGCGGTATTGGCGTCCATCATGCCGAAGCGGTCGAAACCGGACAACCGCTGCCGGTCAATATCTTTGTCGGCGGGCCGCCGAGCCTGACCGTGGCGGCGGTGATGCCGCTGCCGGAGGGGATGCCGGAACTCTCCTTTGCCGGCCTGCTCGGCGGCCACCGGATGCCGATGGTGACCCGTCCGGGCGGACTACCGATCCCGGCCGAAGCCGACTTCTGCCTCGTCGGCAGCATCGACCCGGCGATGACCAAAGCGGAAGGACCGTTCGGCGATCACCTCGGCTATTACAGCCTGGCCCACGACTTCCCGGTGGTCAAAATCGAGCAGGTCTGGCACCGGCCCGGCGCGATCTGGCCCTTTACCACGGTCGGTCGGCCGCCGCAGGAGGATACCAGCTTCGGCGCTTTCATCCACGAATTGACCGGCGAGCTGATTCCCGATGTTCTGCCGGGAGTCCGGGCGGTTCATGCCGTCGACGCCGCCGGCGTCCATCCGCTACTGCTGGCGATCGGCAGTGAGCGTTACACGCCGTATGAGCAGACAGCCGAACCGAAGGAGCTGCTGACCCAGGCTTCGGCAATCCTCGGCAACGGCCAGCTCTCCCTCGCCAAGTACCTGATGATGACCGATGATGAGCAGCTCGATATTCATAATATCCCGGCGTTCTTCCGCCACGTCCTCGAGCGTGCCGACTGGCGCCGCGACCTCCATTTCACCACCCGCACCACCGTCGACACCCTCGACTATTCCGGCCACGCCCTCAATCTCGGCTCGAAGCTGACGATTGCCGCCGCCGGCCCGGCGGTTCGCAAGCTGCCGCAAGATCTGCCGGACGCACTCCGGCTGCCGGCCGGCTTCGAACGGCCACGGATGGTCGCCCCCGGCATCATGGCGATCAACGGGCCAAAGGCGACCGCCGCCCGGGGCGCCAGCGATCCGGCGATCGAGACGTTCTGCGCCGCTATCGATAGCGCCGATCCGATCAACGATTTCCCGCTGCTTGTCATCGTCGATGACAGCGACTTTGTCGCCGCCGATTTCGCCAACTTCCTGTGGGCGGTCTTCACCCGCTCGAACCCGGCGACCGACGTCTACGGCATCGGCGCTTCAACGATCAGCAAGCACTGGGGCTGCACCGGCGCCCTGGTCATCGATGCCCGGATCAAGCCGCACCACGCGCCGCCGCTGATTGATGATCCGGCGGTCGAAAAAAAGGTCGACGCCCTCGGCGCCAGCGGCCAGCCGCTGCACGGCATTATCTGA